The following coding sequences lie in one Tachysurus fulvidraco isolate hzauxx_2018 chromosome 19, HZAU_PFXX_2.0, whole genome shotgun sequence genomic window:
- the LOC113651575 gene encoding serine-threonine kinase receptor-associated protein → MAMRQTPLTCSGHTRPVVDLAFSGITPYGYFLISACKDGKPMLRQGDTGDWIGTFLGHKGAVWGATLNKEATKAATAAADFTAKVWDAVTGDEVLTLAHKHIVKSVHFTQDSECLLTGGNDKVLRIYDLSKPEAEPREISGHTAAIKKALWCNSDQQILSASEDKTIRLWDRITGEVVKTLSFETSVSSMEYVPDGEILVITYGRAIAFYNAQTLDLIKTVDAPASIHSASLHPDKDFFVAGGDDFKLYKFDYTTKEEMESYKGHFGPVHCVRFSPDGELYASGSEDGTLRLWQTAVGKTYGLWKCVLPEELSSENSEALYCPPAEIKA, encoded by the exons ATGGCTATGAGACAAACTCCTCTCACGTGCTCCGGTCACACCAGGCCTGTGGTGGATCTGGCCTTCAGCGGAATCACTCCTTATGGCTACTTTCTCATCAGTGCTTGTAAAG ATGGTAAACCGATGCTGCGCCAGGGAGACACAGGGGACTGGATCGGGACGTTCTTGGGTCACAAAGGTGCTGTTTGGGGCGCCACCTTGAATAAAGAAGCCACGAAGGCGGCGACTGCGGCTGCTGATTTCACTGC AAAGGTTTGGGACGCAGTGACGGGAGACGAGGTCCTCACTctggcacacaaacacatcgtCAAATCTGTTCACTTCACACAG GACAGCGAGTGTCTTTTGACCGGAGGAAATGATAAAGTGCTGCGGATTTATGACCTCAGTAAACCTGAAGCAG AGCCGCGAGAGATCTCGGGTCACACGGCAGCCATAAAGAAAGCGCTGTGGTGTAACAGCGACCAGCAGATCCTCTCTGCCTCAGAGGATAAAACCATACG TCTCTGGGACAGAATCACAGGAGAGGTGGTGAAGACGCTGTCGTTCGAGACGTCCGTCAGCAGCATGGAGTACGTCCCCGACGGCGAGATCCTCGTCATCACCTACGGAAGGGCCATCGCCTTCTACAACGCTCAAAC CCTGGACCTGATCAAGACGGTGGATGCTCCGGCCTCCATCCACTCCGCCTCTCTGCATCCTGACAAAGATTTCTTTGTGGCAGGAGGAGACGACTTCAAACTGTACAAATTCGACTACACCACCAAGGAGGAAATGG AGTCATATAAGGGTCACTTCGGGCCTGTGCACTGTGTGCGCTTCAGTCCTGACGGAGAGCTGTACGCCAGCGGCTCTGAGGACGGGACGCTGCGTCTGTGGCAGACCGCCGTAGGGAAAACGTATGGACTGTGGAAGTGTGTGCTGCCCG AGGAGCTTTCTTCAGAGAACTCGGAAGCTCTCTACTGCCCTCCGGCTGAGATCAAGGCCTGA